The Diabrotica virgifera virgifera chromosome 10, PGI_DIABVI_V3a genome has a window encoding:
- the LOC126893382 gene encoding uncharacterized protein LOC126893382, whose amino-acid sequence MERKEFSSYVTYSHPYTTAEGIKKQSYICHRSGFYVKKGKDMRYLKTKGSRKINGICPSQLKVCILPENGNVKINFIQTHIGHDNDLGHLNITKNEKIEIASKIASKIPLVSILDEIRDSVTNNKLERMHILTRKDLHNISQTFNLNSDGIRHKNEVISIESWIEEAKNSGIILYYKPQGALCNDFPCLKNEDFLLIVMHPGQLEVLDKYSEDVICIDGTHGLNAHDFELTTLLILDDMREGFPCCFMIGNRSDEEIMTIFFMKIKENLGRVIKPMVFMSDMAQYYYNAWLQIMTPAKFRLFCSWHVDKAWRKNLNKIDGQEQKVIVYKQLRTLLQETDVTSFRDMIQNFQISLLSSGNTQEFGQYFQKCYLHNMESWAYCYRLHAGINTNMSIERMHQTIKYLYLSGRQVRRLDKTINILIKLIKDKLFERLITLNKGKISSKLRELRKRHKTSLNLDMDTIVMSEMGWEIPSSSTNDIYLVQKNKPSCDCRLVCDLCQSCLHSYSCTCLDNSIRWNMCKHIHLVCQFMKGHQIQDTNADEEHIINTDEVKIKQATEQAKFVEFVSKSCNINQEKTSKQLEVEKQKLIEIQTQIIQNITTFEQLEAFKSITAPLVPTLRTLAEHSGNELNIVALSHGTQNIPHNKKVVAQKRLFSTKKKTTKSKKKLLSKPDAEETNLIANQLMLQVNNVLFN is encoded by the exons ATGGAAAGAAAAGAATTTTCTTCATATGTCACATACAGTCATCCATATACGACTGCAGAGGGCATTAAGAAACAGAGTTATATTTGCCATCGTTCAGGTTTTTATGTGAAAAAGGGTAAGGATATGCGATATTTAAAAACCAAAGGAAGCAGAAAAATTAATGGAATATGTCCTTCTCAATTGAAAGTTTGTATTTTACCAGAAAATGGcaatgttaaaattaattttatacaaactCACATTGGTCATGACAATGACTTGGGTCATTTGAATattactaaaaatgaaaaaatagaaatagcTAGTAAAATTGCTTCGAAAATTCCTCTTGTTTCCATATTAGATGAGATTAGAGATTCTGTAACTAATAATAAGTTGGAAAGGATGCATATCTTAACAAGAAAAGATCTTCATAATATATCACAAACTTTtaatttaaattctgatggaatTCGCCATAAAAATGAAGTTATAAGTATTGAATCCTGGATTGAAGAAGCCAAGAATAGTGgaataattttatattacaagCCACAAGGGGCTTTATGTAATGATTTTCCTTGtttaaaaaatgaagattttCTTTTAATTGTTATGCATCCTGGTCAACTGGAAGTGTTAGACAAATACTCAGAAGATGTAATTTGTATCGACGGAACACATGGGCTTAATGCTCATGATTTTGAACTTACTACATTGTTAATATTGGATGATATGAGGGAGGGATTTCCTTGTTGTTTTATGATTGGAAATCGGTCTGATGAGGAAATAATGACTATTTTTTTCATGaagataaaagaaaatttagGAAGAGTAATCAAACCCATGGTTTTCATGTCAGACATGGCCCAATATTACTATAATGCATGGCTCCAAATTATGACTCCAGCTAAATTCAG GCTATTTTGTTCCTGGCACGTAGATAAAGCGTGGCGGaaaaatctaaataaaattgATGGTCAAGAGCAAAAG GTTATCGTATACAAACAGTTACGTACCTTATTACAAGAGACCGATGTTACTTCATTTAGGGATATGatacaaaattttcaaatttctcTTCTATCTTCTGGTAATACCCAAGAATTTggtcaatattttcaaaaatgttatctGCACAATATGGAATCCTGGGCGTACTGTTATCGCTTGCATGCAGGAATAAATACAAATATGAGCATAGAACGAATGCATCAAACGattaaatatttgtatttaagtGGAAGACAAGTACGAAGGCTGGAtaaaactatcaatatcttgattaaattaattaaagaCAAATTGTTTGAACGGCTTATTACGTTGAATAAAGGTAAAATATCCAGCAAATTACGAGAGTTACGGAAAAGGCACAAAACAAGTCTTAATTTAGATATGGACACCATTGTCATGTCTGAAATGGGCTGGGAGATACCATCAAGTTCAACCAATGATATCTATTTAGTTCAGAAAAACAAACCCAGTTGTGACTGCCGATTAGTCTGTGATTTGTGCCAATCCTGTCTACATTCATATTCCTGTACATGCTTGGATAACAGTATAAGATGGAATATGTGCAAACACATACATCTTGTGTGTCAATTTATGAAAGGCCATCAAATTCAAGATACTAATGCAGATGAAGAACATATAATAAATACAGATGAGGTAAAAATTAAACAAGCTACAGAGCAAGCTAAATTTGTGGAATTTGTGAGTAAGTCTTGTAATATCAATCAAGAAAAAACGTCCAAACAACTGGAAGTTGAAAAACAGAAATTGATAGAAATACAAACccaaataattcaaaatataacAACTTTTGAACAACTTGAGGCATTTAAAAGTATTACAGCACCCTTGGTGCCTACATTAAGGACATTAGCAGAACATTCTGGAAATGAACTTAATATTGTGGCACTATCTCATGGCACACAAAACATTCCACACAATAAAAAAGTAGTTGCTCAAAAACGTTTATTTTCCACCAAGAAAAAAACTACAAAGTCAAAAAAAAAGCTGTTATCAAAACCTGATGCTGAAGAAACAAATTTGATAGCAAATCAATTAATGCTACAAGTAAATAATGTGCTGTTTAATTAG